The Flexibacter flexilis DSM 6793 DNA segment CGTGCGGCAAACGTTGGTAAATTTGTTGCGCTGTAAGTACTGGCGTTTCGCGTGGGTCGTAAGTAGGGATGGCTTTACGACTTTGCTCTTTCATTATTTTTTTAATCTTTTTGGCTAAACCAATGTTGGCCGCATGGCCAGGGCGTGCTGCCAAGATTTGAGCTTTCAGCGGGCGACCCACCAAAGCCAAATCACCGACCAAATCAAGCAATTTGTGGCGTGCTGGCTCATTTTTATAACGCAATTCTACGTTATTGAGTGTTCCTTCCGACTTTACTTCGATTTTTGGTTGTTTGAACAAATCGGCCAAATACGCCAATTCGTCATCTTTTACGATTCTGTCCACAATCACAATGGCGTTGTTGAGTGCGCCACCCTGAATGAGGTTTTGTTTGTAAAGATATTCCAGCTCATGCAAAAAGCAGAATGTGCGGCACGAAGCAATTTCGGGAACAAATTGGCCAATATTAGTGATAGAAGCGTGTTGGCTACCCAATACTGGCGAGTTGTAATCTACCATTACCGTGAGGCGATAATCGTCCAGAGGCAAAGCCGCAATTTCTACGTTGCGTTCTTCATCTTTGAAGAAAATTCCTTCGGGTACTTCAAAATAGTCGCGTAGAGCGTTTTGCTCTTCTACGCCAACCGATTGTAAGGCATTTACAAACTCAATGGAACTTCCGTCCATGATGGGCGGCTCTGGGCCGTCGAGTTGAATCAGAACATTGTCAATTTCCAGCCCCACCAAAGCGGCTAAGGTATGTTCTACGGTGTTTACGCGTGCACCATTTTTTTCGATGGTTGTGCCACGCGATAAGTCCACCACATAATCCACATCTGCTTCTACAGTGGGCTGGTCGGGCAAATCAACGCGCTGAAACACAATGCCATGATTGGGTGGCGCAGGTAAAAATGTCATATTGGCAACCACACCCGTATGTAGGCCGACTCCCGAAACGGTTACAGGAGCTGTAATGGTATGCTGTTTAGTAGTCATTCTGAGAAGATGTGTAATGATGAATTGGCGTTCTTATTTGGTTATTATTTGTCGTGTGTGCAAAATATTAACTTTGCGACAAATTTATCACTTTTTCCTCAAGTTTAGCGACGCGCTCTTGGAGTTCAGGTAATTTTCTGAAAATAACCCCAGACTTTAAGTTCGCTTTGTAGTCGAAGGCTGGCGAGCCTTGAATGGCCATATTTTCTTTTTCGGGAGATTTGGAAACGCCCGATTGTGCGCCAATTTTCGTGCCCTTGATCAGGTTGATGTGTCCCACGATGCCGACTTGTCCCGCAATGACGCAGTTTTCGCCGATGACCGCCGAACCCGAAATGCCTGTCTGAGCAGCAATAACAGTGTTACTGCCAATCTCTACGTTATGGGCTATCTGAATGAGATTATCGAGCTTTACGCCTTTGCGGATAATAGTAGAACCCATTGTAGCACAATCAATTACGGTATTTGCGCCAATGTCCACGTTATCTTCGATAATAACATTGCCTACTTGCGGAATCGCTTTGTAAGAGCCGTCGGGCTGCGGTGCAAAACCAAAACCATCTGAGCCAATGACTACGCCCGAATGAAGGGTGCAATGTTGGCCGATAACGCAATCCGCGTAAATTTTTACGCCAGCGTATAAGATGGTATTGTCGCCTACCGTGCAGTTGTCGCCGATGCTTACGTGTGCGTGAATCTTTACATTGTTACCAATTTTAACATTGTTGCCGATGTAAGAAAAAGCCGCACGATACACGCCTTCTCCCACTTGTGAGCCTTTGCCTAAGTAAGCGGGTTCTTCCACGCCGACTTTGGCCATGAGGCGCATACGTTGGTATTGTTCGAGCAATACCGTGAAACTCGTGTAAGGGTCTTCTACTAAAATAAGACTTGCTGTAACGGGTTCTTTTGGTGTAAAATCTTTGGCCACAATCACGGCAGAGGCGTTTGTGGAGTATAGATATTGTTCGTATTTGAGGTTCGACAAAAACGCAATACTGCCTTTTTCGGCTTCTTGTATTTTAGCTAAAGTATTGACTTTCTGTGATGAATCACCTTGAACTGTTCCGCCCAACAGGGCAGCGACTTCGCCTATCGAAAATTCCATGTAGAAAATAGTGTTCTTATATCAATCTCGCAAAGATATGTTTTTGGGGCTGCATACATAATATTTTTTTACAATTTTACGCATGGCCTCAATGTTGGGCAGGTCGGTGGCTTGCGCCAAATCCGCAATTTTGCCGTTTTTCATCAATATCTTAATGTTTCGGTCGCCACCCATATACGCCGCATTCGTAATGTAACCTTGCGGCATGAGGTACTGCAAATCTTCTTCCCCGATTTGGTAGGCTTGGCAAATGTCTGCGCTGATGCGTTGCAAATATTTTTCCGAAAAAGGTTCGTTAGAAATATTGATTCTGAAAACTTTACGGTCTAAAATGCTACTGGCCAACAGCGACAAAATCGCGTCGGGGTGCGCCGTCCAATCTTTGATACAAGCCCAAACGTCCGTATCGTCCAGTGCCAAATAAACCTCCAAATATTTCTTTTCTTTCATGAAAATATCAAGGCTAATGTCTTGACTTAGAAAAAGTTGCATGTTGTCAGACGGCGCGACAAGTTCGCCACGTTGTGCCAGCCATCGCGCCCGACTAATCAAGCGAATCAGCATTTGTTCGGCCACAACGGTTGTTTTGTGGAAATACACTTGCCAGTACATGAGCCGCCGCGCCCCAATAAAATGTTCGATGCTGTAAATGCCTTTTTCTTCTATCACCAAATGCCCGTCATGGATTTCGAGCATTCGTAGGATTTGACTTGCGCCTACATTGCCTTCGGTTACACCCGTAAAAAAGCTGTCGCGGCACAGGTAGTCGAGCCTGTCCACATCAAACTGACCCGAAACCAACTCATGAAAAAAGCGGCGCGGATACGTGTCTTTGAAAATTTCGATGGCCAACCCCAAATTCCCGCCCAGTTCGGCGTAGAGTTTTTCCATAATCAGCAACGAAACTTTTTCGTGGGCGATATTGTGCAAAAGGCTGTGTTCGAGGGCGTGCGAAAACGGACTATGTCCCACGTCGTGCAGCAAAATGGCCAAGTGCGCGGCTTCCCATTCGTCGTCGGAAATGGTGTGGCCTTTTTCGCGCAGCGTTTGTAAGGCAATTCCCATCAGGTGCATTGCGCCAATGGCATGATGAAAACGCGTGTGCATAGCACCCAAATACACATATTCGGTCAGGCCGAGTTGCCGAATGCGGCGTAGTCGCTGGAAATAGCGATGCTCCATCACATCAAAAATAAAGTCTGTGGGAATGGTGATGAAGCCATGCACAGGGTCGTTGATAATCTTCTTTTTATTTTGAGCCACCGTAAAAATCGTTTAGAAATTGATAGAAAATCGCTGCGCAAAAGGCCGATTTGTTATTTCGCTCAAAATTTAGATTTTTTGTACATCTAATCAACTGCCAGCCGCCCGAAAAATATTTTTGTAAGAAAGTTTTCGTCTTGGTTGGAATGGTACACAAGGGAGATGTCACGCCTACGGCGTTTATTTTTCCAAACAATAACCTGCTACAAAGATGCCAAGCCAAAAGGCTTTGTATGGTGCTCAGAATAAATCCGTTAGGATTGGAATATTGGTAGCGAATGATAATTTAAGCAGTGGCGAACGCCGTAGGCGTGGTATCTTGGGCTGAAATAAGGAATAGTTTTATAATAAAATTGAAATAGATTGACTGTTCATTTTTAAGCGTATTCGCCACACCAAAGTAAAAATGAAAGCATTTCAGAAAGATTTTGCGCATGTACAAGTTTCGGAATTATTGGCAAAGCGAAATTAAATTGCTACTTTTAATTCTACCACCAACCAACCCTATTTTGCTATGTTACAGACACTTTGGACGGATTTTCTCACGCTCGTTTTTCCAGAATCTTGTATGGCTTGCGGCGAACCTTTGGGCAAACAAGAACATTTAGTTTGTTTGTCGTGCCAGTTGGCCATGCCCCAAACCCAATTTCATTTGCAGCCCAACGAAAACCCGCTGGCCAAACGTTTTTGGGGGAAAGTGCCTTTGCAACACGCTTTTGCGTATTATCGCTTTAGCAAACACAGCCGTATCCAACGCCTTTTGCATCAACTCAAATACCGCAATCAACCCGAAATAGGGGAATTGTTGGGCTTTTGGTATGGGCAGCAGTTGGCGCGAGACGGTTTTGCGGGGCAGTTTGATATGATTGTTCCTGTGCCTTTGCACCCCGCTAAGCAACGCAAACGCGGCTACAATCAAGCCGATTATATTGCGCAAGGAATGTCGCGGGGGTTAAATGTTCCTGCTTTGCCGACGGCTCTCACGCGCCTTGTCAATACCCAAACCCAAACGCGCAAGCATCGTTTTGAACGTTACGAAAACGTAAAAGGCGTGTTTGCCACACACAATGCCAATTTGCTGCGCGGCCAACGTATTTTGATTGTGGACGATGTAATTACGACTGGTTCAACGCTGGAAACCTGCGCGGCTTTAGTGCTGGATTGCGGTTGCCAAAGTGTTAGTGTAGCTTCCTTGGCGACGGGTTGATTTTGTCGTAATATTAGTCTATCTGTATTTTATGAAGTGGCATAGAACTTAATGACTGTATGTTGTGTTTGGCTTTTTTGTGAGTGAATCGTTTATTAAAATCAATCTTCTTTCAAGTAATACCAGCAAGCAATAAACATCTATGACGCTTTCAGACCTTAGTTTGCGCCGACCCGTACTGGCAATCGTGATGAGTATCATTATCGTATTGTTTGGTGCGCTCGGCTTTAATTTTTTGGGCGTGCGCGAATATCCAGCCATTGACCCGCCCACTATCACCGTGCGAACCGTTTACACAGGCGCAAACCCCGATATTGTGGAGTCGCAGATTACTGAGCCTTTGGAAAAGGCCATCAACGGGATTCAGGGGATTAAATCTATTTCGTCCACCAGTGCCTTGTCGCAAAGTACGATTACCGTCGAATTTGAGTTGGGTAGCGATTTGGAACAAGCCGCCAACGACGTGCGCGATAAAGTTTCGCAGGCTACGCGCAATTTGCCGCAAGACATTGATGCGCCGCCTGTTGTGTCCAAAGCCGATGCCAACAGCGACCCGATTGTATTTATGCCTTTGCAAAGCACTACGCGCAATGCCGTAGAGTTGAGCGATTATGCTGAAAATGTATTGGTAGAAAAGTTGCAAACGATAAAAGGCGTAAGTCAGGTGCAAGTCTTTGGTTTGCGCCGCCCTGCCATGCGTTTGTGGATTAATCCTTCCAAACTTGCGGCCTATCAACTTACCGTACAAGATGTGCGTACGGCCTTAGACCGCGAAAATGTGGAACTTCCGAGCGGTAAAGTACGCGGCGATGCCACCGAGCTGACCGTAAAAACATTTGGTCGCTTGAATACGGAAGATGATTTTAATAATATGATTATCAAGGAAGTGAGCAATCAAACAATACGTTTCCGTGATATTGGTGAGGCGGTTTTGGGACCAGAAATCGAAGAAACTTCAATTCGTCGTAACGATATGGCAGCCGTTTCACTGGCCGTGATTCCGCAACCTGGTGCAAACTACATAGAGATTGCCGACGAGTTTTATAAGCGTTACGACCAAATCAAAAAAGATTTGCCGCCCGATATGATTATCGACATTGGTATCGACAAATCTAAATTTGTGCGCCGCTCTATTACTGAAGTAGGTGAAACCATTTTGATAGCGTTTTTGCTGGTAGTAATCATTGTGTATCTGTTCTTTAGAGATTGGCTTATTGCGATTCGTCCGCTCATAGACATTCCTGTTTCGTTGGTAGGTGCGTTTTTTGTCATGTATATTTTTGGTTTTTCTATCAATATCTTGACGCTGTTGGCTATCGTGTTGGCTACGGGCTTGGTGGTGGATGATGGCATTGTGGTAACCGAAAATATTTTTAAGAAAATAGAACAAGGCGAAGATAAATGGACAGCAGCCAAAGAAGGCACGAACGAAATTTTCTTTGCGGTAATTTCGACCTCTATCACGTTGGCG contains these protein-coding regions:
- a CDS encoding bifunctional UDP-3-O-[3-hydroxymyristoyl] N-acetylglucosamine deacetylase/3-hydroxyacyl-ACP dehydratase is translated as MTTKQHTITAPVTVSGVGLHTGVVANMTFLPAPPNHGIVFQRVDLPDQPTVEADVDYVVDLSRGTTIEKNGARVNTVEHTLAALVGLEIDNVLIQLDGPEPPIMDGSSIEFVNALQSVGVEEQNALRDYFEVPEGIFFKDEERNVEIAALPLDDYRLTVMVDYNSPVLGSQHASITNIGQFVPEIASCRTFCFLHELEYLYKQNLIQGGALNNAIVIVDRIVKDDELAYLADLFKQPKIEVKSEGTLNNVELRYKNEPARHKLLDLVGDLALVGRPLKAQILAARPGHAANIGLAKKIKKIMKEQSRKAIPTYDPRETPVLTAQQIYQRLPHAYPFQLIDKIIHLDETTVASVKNVTFNEPFFQGHFPNNPVMPGVLQIEAMAQTGGILVLGTVPDPENYWTYFLAIENCRFKKMVVPGDTIIFKCELLAPIKRGIAKMHGQAFVAGNLVCEAVMSASIVRKS
- the lpxD gene encoding UDP-3-O-(3-hydroxymyristoyl)glucosamine N-acyltransferase yields the protein MEFSIGEVAALLGGTVQGDSSQKVNTLAKIQEAEKGSIAFLSNLKYEQYLYSTNASAVIVAKDFTPKEPVTASLILVEDPYTSFTVLLEQYQRMRLMAKVGVEEPAYLGKGSQVGEGVYRAAFSYIGNNVKIGNNVKIHAHVSIGDNCTVGDNTILYAGVKIYADCVIGQHCTLHSGVVIGSDGFGFAPQPDGSYKAIPQVGNVIIEDNVDIGANTVIDCATMGSTIIRKGVKLDNLIQIAHNVEIGSNTVIAAQTGISGSAVIGENCVIAGQVGIVGHINLIKGTKIGAQSGVSKSPEKENMAIQGSPAFDYKANLKSGVIFRKLPELQERVAKLEEKVINLSQS
- a CDS encoding HD domain-containing protein; translated protein: MAQNKKKIINDPVHGFITIPTDFIFDVMEHRYFQRLRRIRQLGLTEYVYLGAMHTRFHHAIGAMHLMGIALQTLREKGHTISDDEWEAAHLAILLHDVGHSPFSHALEHSLLHNIAHEKVSLLIMEKLYAELGGNLGLAIEIFKDTYPRRFFHELVSGQFDVDRLDYLCRDSFFTGVTEGNVGASQILRMLEIHDGHLVIEEKGIYSIEHFIGARRLMYWQVYFHKTTVVAEQMLIRLISRARWLAQRGELVAPSDNMQLFLSQDISLDIFMKEKKYLEVYLALDDTDVWACIKDWTAHPDAILSLLASSILDRKVFRINISNEPFSEKYLQRISADICQAYQIGEEDLQYLMPQGYITNAAYMGGDRNIKILMKNGKIADLAQATDLPNIEAMRKIVKKYYVCSPKNISLRD
- a CDS encoding ComF family protein — protein: MLQTLWTDFLTLVFPESCMACGEPLGKQEHLVCLSCQLAMPQTQFHLQPNENPLAKRFWGKVPLQHAFAYYRFSKHSRIQRLLHQLKYRNQPEIGELLGFWYGQQLARDGFAGQFDMIVPVPLHPAKQRKRGYNQADYIAQGMSRGLNVPALPTALTRLVNTQTQTRKHRFERYENVKGVFATHNANLLRGQRILIVDDVITTGSTLETCAALVLDCGCQSVSVASLATG